A genomic segment from Epinephelus fuscoguttatus linkage group LG17, E.fuscoguttatus.final_Chr_v1 encodes:
- the ppp1r10 gene encoding serine/threonine-protein phosphatase 1 regulatory subunit 10, which produces MAGEPVDPREILKGVEALLGKDGELRSLEGVPKVFSLMKGSTKMVSRCMYLNILLQTKSHDVLNRFIRVGGYRMLNSWLTYSKSTNNTPLLQLILLTLQKLPLKVDHLKQNNTAKLVKQLSKSAETEELRKLASVLVDGWMATIRSQSVSSSSNSPADKKKKKEEGKVTVRDLKERSGDEEKKKEKPKAHAPSHTKIRSIGLEMDTPNVALAKKAPTAPQLGDKYNIKPPVLKRPSSGASDAPPLEKKYKPLNTPSNSAKEIKVKIIPAQPMEGTGFLDALNSAPVPGIKIKKKKASTATTTNTKVVSPTSNKASPFDSKPSAYSTSSTKPSSPESAASVTTVDENQEPEQPGTPVPSEDTELSDNGEKPNALAEPRGEEESLTKKGKKKKTVHWAEEEQLKHYFYFDLDETERVNVNKIKDFGEAAKRELMMDRQTFEMARRLSHDTMEERVPWTPPRPLTLTGSLVTPGANSTEKLTQRDREMGILQEIFLSKESVPDSPHEPDPEPYEPMPPRLIPLDEDSSMLDEGYVDPMDTSLQQGSAMAQNESSKLPPVLANLMGNLSNSSRSPQATNTANNPVAPTVNVQELLSSIMGASGNQSTDDLIKQPNFSDKIKQLLGSLQQTQNQNQGGPPPVNPGLLGHGPGMNNMNNMNMHMQMPMNGGYPPNNPPSGPRFNHPPPPHNHGPPFNAGGGPRMMGPPPGQGRGDNGNYWGDDSMRGGPHRGGHFHRGGRGRGGGGEPGFRGRGRGGPRGGHNNMNDMSKRPVCRHFMMKGSCRYESNCAFYHPGVNGPPLPPNHPANNQHNQHPQHGH; this is translated from the exons GTTTATCAGAGTTGGTGGTTACAGGATGCTCAACTCCTGGCTCACCTACTCCAAAAGTACCAACAACACCCCCCTGCTGCAGCTCATCCTGCTCACACTGCAGAAGCTGCCTCTCAAAGTGGACCACCTCAAACAG AACAACACGGCCAAGCTGGTGAAGCAGCTTAGCAAGAGTGCAGAAACCGAAG AGCTCAGGAAGTTGGCGTCTGTGCTAGTGGATGGCTGGATGGCTACAATTCGCTCTCAGAGTGTGTCAAGCAGCAGCAACTCTCCTGCCG ataagaaaaagaaaaaagaagaaggcaAGGTAACAGTGCGGGATTTAAAGGAAAGGAGTGGagatgaagagaagaagaaagagaaaccGAAAGCTCATGCACCCAGCCACACAAAGATTCGGTCCATAG GATTGGAGATGGACACTCCCAATGTGGCTCTTGCTAAGAAGGCGCCCACTGCCCCACAGCTGGGTGACAAGTACAACATCAAGCCTCCAGTCCTCAAGAGGCCAAG CTCAGGTGCATCAGATGCTCCACCTCTGGAGAAAAAATACAAACCTCTAAATACCCCCTCAAACTCTGCCAAAGAGATCAAAGTCAAGATCATTCCAGCACAAC CGATGGAGGGCACAGGGTTCCTAGATGCTCTGAACTCTGCCCCAGTGCCCGGGATCAAGATCAAGAAGAAGAAAGCTAGTACTGCTACTACAACTAACACCAAGGTTGTCTCCCCCACTTCTAACAAG GCGAGTCCATTTGACAGCAAACCCTCTGCGTATTCTACATCTTCCACTAAACCATCATCTCCAGAAAGTGCTGCTTCCGTCACTACCGTTGATGAAAACCAGGAGCCAGAGCAGCCTGGGACCCCCGTTCCCTCAGAGGACACAGAGCTCTCTGACAACGGTGAG AAGCCTAACGCTTTGGCAGAACCTCGTGGAGAGGAAGAAAGCTTGACTAAGAAGggcaaaaagaagaagacagtTCACTGGGCTGAGGAGGAGCAGCTGAAACACTACTTCTATTTTGATTtggatgagacagagagag TCAACGTCAACAAGATTAAGGACTTCGGTGAGGCTGCTAAACGAGAGCTGATGATGGACAGGCAGACATTTGAGATGGCCCGTAGGCTCTCGCATGACACCATGGAAGAGAGGGTCCCCTGGACACCCCCAAGGCCTCTGACGCTGACTGGCAGCCTGGTCACCCCAGGGGCCAACAGCACAGAGAAACTCACCCAGAGAGACCGCGAGATGGGCATCCTGCAGGAGATCTTTCTCAGCAAAGAGAG TGTTCCGGACAGTCCACATGAACCAGACCCAGAGCCTTATGAACCCATGCCTCCTCGTCTTATCCCTCTGGATGAG GACTCCTCCATGCTGGATGAGGGCTATGTTGATCCCATGGACACGTCTTTACAGCAGGGCTCTGCCATGGCCCAGAACGAGAGCTCCAAGCTGCCGCCCGTCCTGGCCAACCTCATGGGCAACCTGAGCAACAGCTCTCGCAGCCCTCAAGCCACAAACACTGCCAACAACCCTGTGGCTCCCACTGTCAATGTACAGGAACTGCTCTCATCTATCATG GGTGCTTCTGGTAATCAGTCTACTGACGACTTGATAAAGCAGCCAAACTTCTCAGACAAGATTAAACAGCTACTTGGCTCCCTTCAGCAGACCCAGAACCAGAACCAGGGTGGACCCCCGCCAG TCAATCCAGGTTTACTGGGTCACGGTCCAGGCATGAACAATATGAACAACATGAACATGCACATGCAGATGCCCATGAATGGGGGCTATCCACCTAACAATCCACCCAGTGGTCCTCGCTTCAaccaccctccacctcctcacaACCACGGCCCACCTTTCAATGCTGGTGGAGGCCCACGCATGATGGGGCCACCGCCAGGCCAGGGCCGAGGAGACAATGGTAACTACTGGGGAGACGACTCCATGAGAGGAGGGCCCCACAGAGGGGGCCACTTCCACAGAGGAGGACGAggccgaggaggaggaggggagccgGGCTTCAGGGGCAGAGGACGAGGGGGACCCAGAGGAGGACACAACAACATGAATG ATATGTCCAAGAGACCCGTGTGTCGTCACTTCATGATGAAGGGAAGCTGTAGGTACGAGAGCAACTGTGCTTTCTACCATCCTGGTGTAAATGGACCACCACTGCCCCCCAACCACCCCGCTAACAACCAACACAACCAGCACCCACAGCATGGACACTAG
- the LOC125904262 gene encoding uncharacterized protein LOC125904262, whose translation MLAEQWSGKETMSSEIEKTCRRCQVNLVVKGVITHTKLLYRCAQANERLVSERFRDVGVVLPCRPGVYSGRICMKCFRLLARVEESQNILKKWQSEHNVVDEEEDEGQSREKRDRDTPTKTPRKKKLCLPASRVSTTEVYIKYPSKVNPERYRCDADISGVISNLAKGNFTTAARLMLQHENLIDVLKPAMETVIDKECQRLCHQREGFMLWKSPPEELRNFSLHNLRKDLERMAPFMFSLICTISGMQHNHACAAAAIALRGRENRLSAFSYYINSVLQYGGAKKSVFERLCKMGITTTHSRAVLKQHAMSTICGEELQKIKAQKESRSTTTAQESIGQPTTPHLSFQCELSESLMSDLGIGLLDINDDDDITPTLLMSPPQPSAPPVVCEEGDTAAPTLLKSPPQPSAPPVVCEEGDTAAPTLLKSPPQPSAPPVVCEEGDTAAPTLLISPPQASAPPVVCEEGDTAAPTLQTSTLQHTIPPTYSVIFDNLDFFVHVHHQTTDNPNKSIHWTHHVVVEDRIPLHHLSDEKPVTNLENYDLSNSLPNVETQKVLRRDFIVLVSRIISKHLAAFKPFSSVVVRHIPHQYSDHMSKPSTSQCQGGTT comes from the exons ATGTTAGCAGAGCAGTGGAGCGGTAAAGAAACCATGTCCAGTGAAATTGAAAAGACATGCCGTAGATGCCAAGTAAACCTAGTAGTGAAGGGGGTCATAACACATACAAAACTTTTATATAGATGCGCACAAGCGAACGAGAGGTTAGTAAGCGAACGTTTTAGAGATGTCGGCGTCGTCCTGCCATGTAGACCCGGCGTCTATTCTGGGAGGATTTGCATGAAATGTTTCAGACTGCTTGCCAGGGTTGAAGAAtcccaaaacattttaaagaaatggCAGTCTGAGCATAACGTGGTGgacgaagaagaagacgaaggcCAAAGCAGAGAGAAGAGGGACCGTGACACGCCAACGAAGACGCCAAGGAAAAAGAAGCTTTGTCTCCCGGCATCTCGTGTCAGCACGACAGAG GTGTACATCAAATACCCCAGTAAGGTAAACCCAGAGAGGTACAGATGTGACGCTGACATCAGTGGCGTGATAAGTAATCTGGCAAAGGGCAACTTCACCACGGCAGCCAGACTGATGTTGCAGCATGAGAATCTCATAGACGTGCTCAAACCTGCAATGGAGACAGTTATTGACAAGGAGTGCCAGCGTCTTTGCCACCAAAGGGAGGGTTTCATGCTGTGGAAGAGTCCCCCAGAAGAACTGAGGAATTTCTCCTTACACAACCTTAGAAAGGATTTGGAACGGATGGCACCATTCATGTTCTCTCTGATCTGCACCATATCTGGAATGCAACACAACCAtgcctgtgctgctgctgccattgcCCTTCGAGGGAGGGAGAACCGTCTTTCAGCCTTTTCGTACTACATCAACAGTGTACTGCAGTACGGTGGAGCCAAGAAATCAGTCTTCGAACGACTATGCAAGATGGGGATCACCACTACACATTCCAGGGCTGTCCTCAAACAACATGCCATGTCAACAATCTGTGGAGAAGAGCTACAAAAGATAAAAGCTCAAAAAGAATCACGTTCCACTACCACAGCACAGGAGAGCATAGGACAGCCGACTACTCCACATCTCAGTTTTCAGTGCGAGTTGTCAGAATCCCTGATGTCAGACCTGGGTATAGGTTTACTAGAcataaatgatgatgatgacataaCACCAACCCTCCTGATGTCTCCACCACAGCCTTCTGCCCCACCTGTGGTCTGTGAAGAGGGCGACACAGCAGCACCAACCCTCCTGAAGTCTCCTCCACAACCTTCTGCCCCACCTGTGGTCTGTGAAGAGGGCGACACAGCAGCACCAACCCTCCTGAAGTCTCCTCCACAACCTTCTGCCCCACCTGTGGTCTGTGAAGAGGGCGACACAGCAGCACCAACCCTCCTGATTTCTCCTCCACAAGCTTCTGCCCCACCTGTGGTCTGCGAAGAGGGTGACACAGCAGCACCAACCCTCCAAACTTCTACTCTTCAACACACAATACCACCCACTTATTCTGTCATATTTGACAATTTGGATTTCTTTGTACATGTACACCACCAAACAACTGACAACCCCAATAAATCAATTCACTGGACCCACCATGTTGTAGTGGAGGACAGAATCCCATTGCATCACCTCAGTGATGAAAAGCCAGTCACCAATCTGGAAAACTATGACCTTTCCAACTCTCTGCCTAATGTTGAAACCCAAAAAGTCCTGCGTAGGGACTTCATAGTTCTTGTCAGCAGGATTATCAGCAAACATCTTGCAGCATTCAAGCCTTTCTCCTCAGTGGTGGTTCGTCACATACCCCATCAGTATTCAGACCATATGTCGAAGCCATCCACCTCA caatGCCAAGGCGGGACCACATAA